From the Streptomyces nigrescens genome, one window contains:
- a CDS encoding MFS transporter, with translation MATTTPAGVRGGHAKHGGGQHASDGAPMTHRQIMEALSGLLLGMFVAILSSTIVSNALPEIIHDLDGGQSAYTWVVTASLLAMTATTPLWGKLSDLFSKKLLVQFALVIYVAGSVVAGLSQNTGMLIACRVVQGIGVGGLSALAQIVMAAMISPRERGRYSGYLGATFAVATVGGPLLGGVITDTDWLGWRWCFYVGVPFAVIALIVLQKTLKLPVVKREGVKVDWAGAFFISAAVSLLLVWVTLAGDKYDWMSWQTAAMVGGAVVLGAIFVFVETKAKEPIIPLRLFRNKTITLASLASLFVGIAMFAGTVFFSQYFQLARGESPTMSGVLTIPMIGGLFISSTVSGQVITKTGKWKAWLVSGGVLVTAGLGLLGTIRYDTEYWHIAIYMALMGLGIGMMMQNLVLATQNQVAPEDLGSASSVVTFFRSLGGAVGVSALGAVLANRVDHYVKDGLADLGPKAAKAAAHAGNSGGGIPDLDSLPAPLRTVMESAYGHGVGDVFLYAAPCALLAFLFTLFIKEVALKTRGGLAQSSQDAAVAATPSATPSATLSEASSEAVVPAQAEEREPALVGAAPVAPDDEAHTPSWARPAVATATQPLAAYASAGGGDNTPAGSAVHGFVRNAEGHPVPRSAVTLISLSGRQLGRAVAQANGSYVLSAPGAGSYVLIAAADGHQPQASTVVIGDQPHAYDILLSGTSGLGGQVRSAATGAPVDGAMVVVTDVRGEVLATGKTGAEGHFAFDELAPGTFTVAVNAPDHRPAALPVEIGGQGTTRIEIELLSGARVQGVVRAGAHRRPLPDARVTLVDAAGNVVATSTTGEDGAYAFTDLDAGDYTVIASGYPPVATGLAVDARGVDGYDVELAHPGD, from the coding sequence ATGGCTACGACCACACCAGCCGGTGTGCGGGGCGGCCACGCCAAACACGGAGGCGGACAGCACGCCTCCGACGGGGCCCCGATGACGCACCGACAGATCATGGAGGCGTTGTCCGGGCTGCTGCTCGGCATGTTCGTCGCCATTCTGTCGTCGACGATCGTTTCCAACGCGCTGCCCGAGATCATTCATGACCTCGACGGCGGCCAGAGCGCCTACACCTGGGTCGTCACCGCTTCGCTGCTCGCGATGACCGCGACCACCCCGCTGTGGGGCAAGCTCTCCGATCTGTTCAGCAAGAAGCTGCTGGTGCAGTTCGCGCTGGTCATCTATGTCGCGGGCTCGGTCGTCGCCGGTCTCTCGCAGAACACCGGGATGCTGATCGCCTGCCGCGTGGTGCAGGGCATAGGCGTGGGCGGTCTGTCCGCCCTGGCCCAGATCGTCATGGCCGCCATGATCTCGCCGCGGGAGCGCGGGCGTTACAGCGGCTACCTCGGTGCCACCTTCGCCGTCGCCACCGTCGGCGGCCCGCTGCTCGGCGGCGTCATCACCGACACCGACTGGCTCGGCTGGCGCTGGTGCTTCTACGTCGGCGTCCCGTTCGCCGTCATCGCGCTGATCGTGCTGCAGAAGACCCTGAAGCTCCCCGTCGTCAAGCGCGAGGGCGTCAAGGTCGACTGGGCGGGCGCGTTCTTCATCAGCGCGGCGGTCTCACTGCTGCTGGTGTGGGTGACGCTGGCCGGTGACAAGTACGACTGGATGTCGTGGCAGACCGCCGCGATGGTCGGCGGCGCGGTCGTGCTCGGCGCGATCTTCGTCTTCGTCGAGACCAAGGCCAAGGAGCCGATCATCCCGTTGCGGCTGTTCCGCAACAAGACGATCACCCTGGCGTCGCTGGCCTCGCTGTTCGTCGGTATCGCGATGTTCGCCGGCACCGTCTTCTTCAGCCAGTACTTCCAGCTGGCGCGCGGCGAGTCGCCGACGATGTCCGGCGTCCTGACGATCCCGATGATCGGTGGCCTGTTCATCTCGTCCACCGTCTCGGGCCAGGTCATCACCAAGACCGGCAAGTGGAAGGCGTGGCTGGTCAGTGGCGGTGTGCTGGTGACCGCGGGCCTCGGCCTGCTGGGCACCATCCGCTACGACACCGAGTACTGGCACATCGCGATCTACATGGCCCTGATGGGTCTCGGCATCGGCATGATGATGCAGAACCTGGTGCTCGCCACGCAGAACCAGGTGGCCCCCGAGGACCTCGGCTCCGCCTCGTCCGTCGTGACCTTCTTCCGCTCCCTCGGTGGTGCGGTGGGCGTGTCGGCCCTCGGTGCGGTGCTCGCCAACCGTGTCGACCACTACGTCAAGGACGGTCTGGCCGACCTCGGCCCCAAGGCCGCCAAGGCCGCCGCGCACGCCGGCAACAGCGGCGGCGGCATCCCCGACCTGGACTCCCTCCCGGCGCCGCTGCGCACCGTCATGGAGAGCGCCTACGGCCACGGTGTCGGCGATGTGTTCCTCTACGCGGCGCCCTGCGCGCTGCTCGCCTTCCTCTTCACCCTGTTCATCAAGGAGGTCGCGTTGAAGACGCGTGGCGGACTGGCCCAGAGCTCGCAGGACGCAGCGGTCGCGGCGACCCCGTCCGCCACCCCGTCCGCCACCCTGTCGGAGGCCTCGTCGGAGGCCGTCGTCCCGGCGCAGGCCGAGGAGCGGGAGCCCGCCCTGGTGGGCGCCGCGCCGGTCGCCCCGGACGACGAGGCGCACACCCCCTCCTGGGCGCGGCCGGCCGTGGCGACGGCCACCCAGCCGCTGGCGGCGTACGCCTCGGCCGGCGGCGGGGACAACACCCCGGCCGGTTCCGCGGTCCACGGCTTCGTCCGCAACGCGGAGGGCCACCCCGTACCGCGCTCCGCGGTGACGCTGATCTCGCTCAGCGGGCGGCAGTTGGGCCGCGCGGTCGCCCAGGCGAACGGCTCGTACGTGCTCAGCGCCCCCGGCGCCGGTTCGTATGTGCTGATCGCCGCGGCCGACGGCCACCAGCCGCAGGCCTCCACGGTCGTCATCGGCGACCAGCCGCACGCCTACGACATCCTGCTCAGCGGCACCAGCGGCCTCGGCGGCCAGGTCCGCAGCGCGGCCACCGGCGCACCGGTCGACGGGGCGATGGTCGTCGTCACCGACGTCCGCGGCGAGGTGCTGGCCACCGGAAAGACCGGCGCCGAGGGCCACTTCGCCTTCGACGAGCTGGCGCCCGGTACCTTCACCGTCGCGGTGAACGCCCCGGACCACCGCCCGGCCGCACTGCCGGTCGAGATCGGCGGCCAGGGCACCACCCGGATCGAGATCGAGCTGCTGTCCGGCGCGCGGGTGCAGGGCGTCGTGCGGGCCGGTGCGCACCGCCGGCCGCTGCCCGACGCACGGGTCACGCTGGTGGACGCGGCGGGCAATGTCGTCGCCACCTCGACGACCGGGGAGGACGGCGCCTACGCCTTCACCGACCTGGACGCCGGCGACTACACCGTCATCGCGAGCGGCTACCCGCCCGTCGCCACCGGCCTCGCGGTCGATGCACGCGGGGTCGACGGCTACGACGTCGAGCTCGCACACCCCGGCGACTGA
- a CDS encoding YceI family protein: MTSTGAAAAGLRAQVRTRDGWAVQHAVLTVTDMTGAQVLRASADDEGTIRSAEPLPAGPYTVIVTAVGYAPVASSAIVTASGRMDVGSVVLARQGGAELPPPGAWTIDPMHSTVAAVAQHLGISSVHGRFTEFSGRIEIAEDLSASRVEADIKAASIDTGNGMRDGHLRSEDFLNVEEYPQITYRSSGLAPAGPDRWTVHGELSLHGVVRPVDLDLSYLGTGPDPWGGVRAAFRATAELRREDFKMNYNQVVAAGIAAIGTTLKVELDVQAVQGESLPMG, from the coding sequence ATGACTTCGACGGGCGCGGCAGCCGCAGGACTGCGGGCGCAGGTCCGCACACGGGACGGCTGGGCGGTCCAGCACGCCGTACTGACCGTCACCGACATGACCGGCGCGCAGGTACTGCGGGCCTCGGCGGACGACGAAGGCACCATCCGCAGCGCGGAGCCGCTGCCGGCCGGCCCGTACACGGTGATCGTGACGGCCGTCGGCTACGCACCGGTCGCCTCCAGCGCGATCGTGACGGCCAGCGGCCGGATGGACGTGGGCAGTGTCGTGCTGGCACGGCAGGGCGGGGCCGAACTGCCGCCGCCCGGTGCCTGGACCATCGACCCGATGCACTCGACGGTGGCCGCGGTCGCCCAGCACCTGGGGATCTCCAGCGTGCACGGCCGGTTCACCGAGTTCAGCGGCCGGATCGAGATCGCCGAGGACCTGTCCGCCTCGCGGGTCGAGGCGGACATCAAGGCCGCGTCCATCGACACCGGCAACGGGATGCGCGACGGCCATCTGCGCTCCGAGGACTTCCTGAACGTCGAGGAGTACCCGCAGATCACCTACCGCAGCTCGGGCCTGGCACCGGCCGGCCCGGACCGCTGGACGGTGCACGGTGAGCTGTCGCTGCACGGCGTCGTACGGCCGGTGGACCTCGATCTGAGCTACCTCGGCACCGGCCCCGACCCGTGGGGCGGGGTGCGCGCCGCGTTCCGGGCCACCGCGGAACTGCGCCGCGAGGACTTCAAGATGAACTACAACCAGGTCGTGGCGGCCGGTATCGCGGCCATCGGGACCACCTTGAAGGTCGAGCTGGACGTCCAGGCGGTGCAGGGGGAGAGCCTGCCGATGGGGTGA
- a CDS encoding TetR/AcrR family transcriptional regulator — translation MAATDGRTGKRPNSVWLTERPPLKRKADQPAGLGLDKIVAATVRLLDAEGLAKFSMRRLAAELGVTAMSVYWYVDTKDDLLELALDSVMGEMRLPDEADTERDWRDHLRSLADEYRTLLTGHAWVARLLGTYINIGPHSIAFSNASMRVMKESGLSLQQITGGLSAVFQFVYGFATIEGLFNDRCAEAGLPVDEYFHQVMTAVESRPEFAETLENTTKVMEARGGTTVREMRDRDFAFALDLQIAGIEAMRGRPGD, via the coding sequence ATGGCAGCGACGGACGGCCGCACCGGGAAGCGGCCGAACAGCGTCTGGCTGACCGAACGCCCCCCGCTCAAACGGAAGGCGGACCAGCCGGCCGGACTCGGCCTCGACAAGATCGTCGCGGCGACGGTCCGGCTGCTGGACGCCGAGGGCCTGGCGAAGTTCTCGATGCGCAGGCTCGCGGCCGAGCTCGGCGTCACCGCGATGTCCGTCTACTGGTACGTCGACACCAAGGACGACCTGCTGGAACTCGCCCTGGACAGCGTCATGGGCGAGATGCGGCTGCCGGACGAGGCCGACACCGAGCGGGACTGGCGGGACCATCTGCGCTCCCTGGCCGACGAGTACCGCACCCTGCTGACCGGCCACGCCTGGGTGGCCCGGTTGCTGGGCACGTACATCAACATCGGCCCGCACTCGATCGCCTTCTCCAACGCCAGCATGCGGGTGATGAAGGAGAGCGGGCTGTCGCTCCAGCAGATCACCGGCGGGCTGTCCGCCGTCTTCCAGTTCGTCTACGGCTTCGCCACCATCGAGGGCCTGTTCAACGACCGTTGCGCGGAGGCGGGGCTGCCCGTCGACGAGTACTTCCACCAGGTGATGACCGCGGTCGAGAGCCGTCCGGAGTTCGCGGAGACGCTGGAGAACACCACCAAGGTCATGGAGGCCCGCGGCGGCACCACCGTACGGGAGATGCGCGACCGCGACTTCGCCTTCGCCCTCGATCTGCAGATCGCGGGCATCGAGGCGATGCGCGGCCGGCCGGGGGACTGA
- a CDS encoding MFS transporter, with amino-acid sequence MSPVASDATTTLQPPGRTAARWLILAVICLAQLTVILDNTVLNVAIPSLTEDLGASTADVQWMINAYSLVQSGLLLTAGNSADRYGRKKMLAVGLVLFGVASLGAALAQSPGQLIAARAGMGVGGALLVTTTLAVVMQIFDDERPKAIGIWSSVNSLGFAAGPLIGGVLLDHFWWGSLFLVNLPVAVVALTAVLTLVPESKSRAGERPDLVGALLSMIGMVGVVFAIISGPVTGWLSGRVLVSAAIGLVGLAVFALWELRVPYPMLDMHFFRNRRFIGAVSGGILVAFGMGGSMFLLTQHLQLVLGYGPLDAGLRMAPLAVTVILLNFTGLSARLLPRLGTPGMIVSGMSLLAAGLAAISLLGGDSYGGMLTGLIMMGVGVALAMPTMANAIMSAIPPAKAGVGAGVNGTLMEFGQGLGVAVLGAVLNSRFVALLPLAAAGAGSLPAALARTRTDAERTAVHDAFAAGIGTSQLVGAAAVFLGGLVAAVLLRRAERTGQDTEAPATPSAAEPAAASAE; translated from the coding sequence ACGTCGCCATCCCCTCCCTCACCGAGGACCTGGGTGCCAGCACCGCCGACGTCCAGTGGATGATCAACGCGTATTCGCTGGTCCAGTCGGGCCTGCTGCTCACCGCCGGCAATTCCGCGGACCGCTACGGGCGCAAGAAAATGCTCGCCGTCGGCCTGGTGCTCTTCGGTGTCGCGTCGCTCGGCGCGGCGCTCGCCCAGTCGCCCGGTCAGCTGATCGCCGCCCGCGCCGGGATGGGCGTCGGCGGCGCGCTGCTGGTGACCACCACCCTCGCCGTCGTCATGCAGATCTTCGACGACGAGCGCCCCAAGGCCATCGGTATCTGGAGCTCGGTCAACTCCCTCGGCTTCGCCGCCGGACCGCTGATCGGCGGGGTGCTGCTCGACCACTTCTGGTGGGGTTCGCTGTTCCTGGTCAACCTCCCCGTCGCGGTGGTGGCGCTGACCGCCGTCCTCACCCTCGTCCCGGAGTCCAAGAGCCGCGCGGGCGAGCGGCCGGACCTCGTGGGTGCCCTGCTGTCCATGATCGGCATGGTCGGAGTGGTCTTCGCGATCATCTCGGGGCCGGTCACCGGCTGGCTGTCCGGCCGGGTGCTGGTCTCCGCCGCCATCGGCCTCGTCGGCCTCGCCGTCTTCGCGCTGTGGGAGCTGCGCGTCCCGTATCCGATGCTGGACATGCACTTCTTCCGCAACCGCCGCTTCATCGGGGCCGTCTCCGGCGGCATCCTCGTCGCCTTCGGGATGGGCGGCTCGATGTTCCTGCTCACCCAGCATCTGCAACTGGTCCTCGGTTACGGCCCGTTGGACGCCGGGCTGCGGATGGCGCCGCTCGCCGTCACCGTCATCCTGCTCAACTTCACCGGTCTGAGCGCGCGTCTGCTGCCCCGTCTCGGTACCCCCGGAATGATCGTCTCGGGGATGTCGCTGCTCGCGGCCGGCCTCGCCGCGATCTCCCTGCTCGGCGGGGACAGCTACGGCGGCATGCTGACCGGCCTGATCATGATGGGTGTCGGTGTCGCGCTCGCCATGCCGACGATGGCCAACGCCATCATGTCCGCGATCCCGCCGGCCAAGGCCGGAGTGGGGGCGGGCGTCAACGGCACCCTGATGGAGTTCGGCCAGGGGCTCGGCGTCGCCGTCCTCGGCGCGGTCCTCAACTCCCGCTTCGTCGCGCTGCTTCCGCTGGCCGCCGCGGGCGCCGGCTCACTGCCCGCGGCGCTCGCCAGGACCCGTACGGACGCCGAACGCACGGCCGTCCATGACGCCTTCGCCGCCGGAATCGGCACCAGCCAGCTCGTCGGCGCGGCCGCGGTGTTCCTGGGCGGGCTGGTCGCCGCCGTACTGCTGCGCCGGGCGGAGCGCACCGGCCAGGACACCGAGGCGCCTGCCACGCCCTCCGCCGCGGAACCGGCGGCCGCCTCGGCGGAATAG